A genomic segment from Clostridium pasteurianum BC1 encodes:
- the fabG gene encoding 3-oxoacyl-[acyl-carrier-protein] reductase, translated as MIDLGLTDKIALITGGTRGLGRAIAEKLAKEKVKVVVTGINEERAKQVANEISLAYNVETLGLKHDVSSEESTKEVVKAILENFKRIDILVNNAGITSDGIMMMMKKEKWDKVISVNLTGAFNCTKFVSKHMLKQKSGSIVNITSVVGITGNVGQANYSASKAGLIGFTKTVARELADRGITVNAIAPGYISTDMTSTLSDKTTEEILSKIPMKTYGKPEAVANAVLFLVSNMSQYITGQVINVDGGMVMY; from the coding sequence ATGATTGATTTAGGTTTAACTGATAAAATCGCTTTAATAACTGGAGGTACTCGTGGGCTTGGTCGAGCTATTGCAGAGAAATTAGCAAAAGAAAAGGTAAAGGTAGTTGTAACTGGCATTAATGAAGAACGAGCAAAACAAGTAGCAAATGAAATATCATTAGCTTACAACGTTGAAACTTTAGGTTTAAAACATGATGTAAGTTCCGAGGAATCAACAAAGGAAGTTGTAAAAGCTATACTTGAAAATTTTAAACGAATAGATATTTTGGTGAATAATGCAGGTATTACAAGTGATGGTATAATGATGATGATGAAAAAAGAAAAATGGGATAAGGTAATTAGCGTAAATCTTACAGGAGCATTTAACTGCACTAAGTTTGTATCTAAACATATGTTAAAACAAAAATCAGGCAGCATAGTAAATATAACAAGTGTTGTAGGAATAACAGGCAACGTTGGACAGGCAAATTATTCTGCTTCTAAAGCTGGACTTATTGGTTTTACTAAAACAGTGGCTAGAGAATTAGCAGACCGAGGCATAACTGTAAATGCCATTGCTCCAGGATATATTTCAACGGATATGACATCTACACTTTCTGATAAAACCACTGAGGAAATATTATCTAAAATTCCAATGAAAACCTATGGTAAGCCAGAAGCTGTAGCAAATGCAGTTTTGTTTCTTGTTTCAAATATGTCGCAATATATTACAGGTCAAGTTATTAATGTAGATGGTGGAATGGTTATGTATTAG
- a CDS encoding sigma-70 family RNA polymerase sigma factor, which translates to MDDIKLIAKKAKKGDDKAFAKLIDINKEKLYKIAYIYVKNEQDALDILSDTIYKAYLNLNKLKDPQFFNTWIVRILINTAANKAKSNKKIVYIDDYEQVKSEAIHNMSDLDFNIPKNIDLYNAIDKLDTKYKNVVILRYFQDMTISQIAKILNYPEGTVKSYLFRALKKLKIELKEECI; encoded by the coding sequence ATGGACGACATAAAATTAATTGCAAAAAAGGCTAAGAAAGGAGATGACAAAGCTTTTGCCAAACTCATTGATATAAATAAAGAAAAACTTTATAAAATAGCTTATATTTACGTAAAAAATGAGCAGGATGCTCTAGATATTTTAAGTGATACCATATACAAGGCCTATTTGAACTTAAATAAACTTAAAGATCCCCAATTTTTTAATACTTGGATAGTGAGAATACTTATAAATACTGCTGCAAATAAAGCTAAAAGCAATAAGAAAATAGTATACATTGATGACTATGAGCAGGTAAAATCAGAAGCAATACATAATATGAGTGACTTAGATTTTAATATACCAAAGAATATAGATCTATATAATGCCATAGATAAACTGGATACAAAATATAAAAATGTAGTGATCCTAAGATATTTTCAGGATATGACCATTTCTCAAATTGCAAAGATATTGAATTATCCAGAGGGAACAGTAAAATCTTATTTATTTAGAGCATTGAAAAAATTAAAAATTGAGTTAAAGGAGGAATGTATTTAA
- a CDS encoding sensor histidine kinase — protein sequence MKYTLKAIKKLFFCSNNNFITKVSRDFVDFSGYSEYELVGKSLNEISMLLRINSVVNFEDIKDKFEGYMFTKQCNAREVTILCKNLEGNNEREYYFREKPNSRIEDKMMFVAQICKNDKIGTSIWSFPDFIMLNCNNKFLKYFYPSYAKRENCIGKYKKEIVNGIEDDNIDKIWSTIKKTGESYHINEFKHEDKVNGTSYWNLIFVPIYVDGNIKYIVENKWDITEKIRGRELRDKQSKIIENQKKQLEAIIENMAEPLLIVNKDGKYIDINKAARNKYPMYRNLREAGKTYDKIEYFDIDGKVIPKENLPVNRLLRGEKISEFKSIVKYNNDFRYYNVNAAPVYDNEGDFIAGVMCINDITEKVKNDNHMFIDKQYKILNRMIEELDLPVLRLSYPDLKLIDINKKAYNFLKLENSDIGSISSIKGMNYKDVVNSFDKNYILKHVKGIIEENKKSYSKYRKFTVFGKEKFINTIYQPILGINNEVLEILAIGIDVTEEIMANKEMEKTLKVQEEIFANLSHEMRTPLNVIFSAVQLFELYSNNKSLCGDKEKLNRDIHSIKKNCYRLSRIINNMVDLSRIKLGYFEVNLSNQNIVSMLKTIVKDISEYFEDKEINIVFNTNIDEKIIAYDANNICRVILNLISNAIKFSENSCEISIELIDKNNFIEISVKDKGIGIEKNHLQHIFEKFKQVDKSFQRATEGIGIGLYIVKSIVELHYGNISVKSKLGEGSIFKVTLPARTVETNNKKNIFFSDEMIKAEFSDIYL from the coding sequence ATGAAGTATACTTTAAAAGCTATTAAAAAACTATTTTTTTGTAGTAATAATAATTTTATTACTAAAGTTAGTAGGGATTTTGTAGATTTTAGTGGATATTCAGAATATGAATTGGTTGGAAAATCTCTTAATGAAATAAGTATGTTACTTAGAATTAATTCTGTAGTGAATTTTGAAGATATTAAAGATAAATTTGAGGGCTATATGTTTACTAAACAGTGCAATGCCCGAGAGGTAACTATTCTTTGCAAAAATTTAGAAGGTAATAATGAAAGAGAATATTATTTTAGAGAAAAACCAAATTCACGTATTGAGGATAAGATGATGTTTGTGGCACAGATTTGTAAAAATGATAAAATTGGAACTTCAATTTGGAGTTTTCCTGATTTTATTATGCTTAATTGTAATAATAAGTTTTTAAAATACTTTTATCCATCTTATGCTAAAAGAGAAAATTGTATAGGAAAATATAAGAAGGAAATAGTAAATGGTATTGAGGACGATAATATAGATAAAATATGGTCTACAATAAAAAAGACTGGAGAATCATATCATATAAATGAATTTAAACATGAAGATAAAGTGAATGGAACTAGCTATTGGAATTTAATTTTTGTACCTATATATGTAGATGGTAATATTAAATATATAGTAGAAAATAAATGGGATATAACGGAGAAAATACGAGGTAGAGAATTAAGAGATAAACAGAGCAAAATCATTGAAAACCAAAAAAAACAATTAGAGGCTATAATTGAAAATATGGCAGAGCCTCTATTAATAGTCAATAAAGATGGTAAGTACATAGATATAAATAAGGCAGCAAGAAATAAGTATCCCATGTATAGAAATTTAAGAGAAGCAGGGAAGACTTATGATAAAATTGAGTATTTTGATATTGATGGGAAAGTAATTCCTAAAGAGAATTTACCTGTTAATAGATTATTAAGAGGTGAAAAAATATCGGAATTTAAAAGTATTGTAAAATATAATAATGATTTTAGGTATTATAATGTAAATGCTGCACCTGTATACGATAATGAAGGAGATTTTATAGCAGGAGTAATGTGCATTAATGATATTACTGAAAAAGTAAAAAATGATAATCATATGTTTATAGATAAACAATATAAAATTTTAAATCGTATGATAGAAGAACTGGATTTACCAGTGCTAAGATTATCCTATCCAGATTTAAAACTTATAGATATTAATAAAAAAGCCTACAATTTTCTAAAGCTAGAAAATTCAGATATAGGTTCTATATCATCTATTAAAGGTATGAACTATAAAGATGTAGTAAATAGTTTTGATAAAAATTATATTCTTAAACATGTTAAGGGCATAATAGAGGAAAATAAAAAATCTTATTCTAAATATAGAAAATTCACAGTTTTTGGTAAAGAAAAATTTATAAATACAATATATCAGCCTATTTTGGGAATTAATAATGAAGTGTTAGAAATACTTGCTATTGGAATCGATGTTACTGAAGAAATAATGGCTAATAAGGAAATGGAGAAAACTCTTAAAGTACAGGAGGAAATTTTTGCAAATTTATCTCATGAGATGAGAACACCTTTAAATGTAATTTTCAGTGCAGTTCAGCTATTTGAATTGTATTCAAATAATAAATCCTTATGTGGAGATAAGGAGAAATTAAATAGAGATATACATTCAATAAAGAAAAATTGTTATAGATTATCAAGAATAATAAATAATATGGTGGACCTATCAAGAATAAAATTAGGTTACTTCGAAGTAAATTTATCTAATCAAAATATAGTTAGTATGCTTAAAACCATAGTTAAAGATATATCGGAATACTTTGAAGACAAAGAAATTAATATTGTTTTTAATACAAATATAGATGAGAAGATTATTGCATATGATGCCAATAATATCTGCAGAGTTATACTTAATCTCATTTCCAATGCAATTAAATTTTCAGAAAACAGTTGTGAGATTTCTATAGAACTTATAGATAAAAATAATTTTATTGAAATATCTGTAAAGGATAAAGGAATTGGTATTGAAAAAAATCATTTACAGCATATATTTGAAAAATTTAAACAAGTGGACAAGTCATTTCAAAGAGCTACAGAGGGCATTGGTATAGGGTTATATATAGTAAAGTCAATTGTTGAATTGCATTATGGAAATATAAGCGTAAAAAGTAAATTGGGCGAGGGTAGTATATTTAAAGTAACATTACCTGCAAGAACCGTAGAAACAAATAATAAGAAGAATATCTTCTTTAGTGATGAAATGATAAAGGCGGAGTTTTCTGATATATATCTATGA
- a CDS encoding DUF4867 family protein — translation MDLKQLIETNNRINIKDIQDKAFTRYGEIIDDYDFNELTKYMEEKTQIPSEGNIYIASVSEMENTKIREELENEFYGEIPIEIGYCNGSNSTLNGLEYHKGSEINVAVTDMVLLLGQLKDVNNNKYDSSKVEAFFVKKSTAIQLYETTLHFGPCKTSKDGFKCIVILIKGTNEPLREATLKHNRDILLFAKNKWLLAHPERKLLIEKGAYAGIIGENIEIRFQND, via the coding sequence ATGGATTTAAAACAATTGATAGAGACAAATAACCGTATAAATATTAAAGATATTCAGGATAAAGCCTTTACTAGATATGGGGAAATAATAGATGATTATGATTTTAATGAGTTAACTAAATATATGGAGGAAAAGACACAAATACCCTCTGAAGGAAATATTTATATAGCTTCAGTTAGTGAAATGGAAAATACAAAAATAAGAGAAGAATTAGAAAATGAATTCTATGGTGAAATACCTATAGAAATAGGTTATTGTAATGGAAGTAATTCAACTTTAAATGGTCTTGAATATCATAAGGGCAGCGAGATAAATGTGGCTGTTACGGATATGGTGCTGCTCCTTGGGCAATTAAAAGATGTAAATAATAATAAATATGATTCCAGCAAGGTTGAAGCTTTCTTTGTTAAAAAGAGTACAGCAATACAGCTATATGAAACTACATTACATTTTGGCCCTTGCAAAACTTCAAAGGATGGCTTTAAATGTATAGTGATATTAATTAAAGGAACTAATGAGCCTTTAAGAGAAGCTACATTAAAACATAACAGAGATATACTTTTATTTGCAAAAAATAAATGGCTTTTAGCTCATCCGGAAAGAAAACTTCTTATTGAAAAAGGAGCCTATGCTGGAATAATTGGTGAGAATATTGAGATAAGATTTCAAAATGATTAG
- a CDS encoding DUF4179 domain-containing protein → MAAIAIFFTAGINCSLSFASTINNVPIVSSIAQALQFHYDKNMISAVNQSDSQNVNQTVSDNNISLTINSIVGDDKDKFILYTLKSSDKKIKNLLLNSFTITDSNNNIIVDSNGFRSQILPVTLMDQEGDFLSLNSSKDYKVIVSSLGDSIKDYADTGETYGSIEIISLNNTAIPDKLNLEVSSFTEAYNMTYSQKKYADFISKFNREPMNIKGNWNLSIKAAAKTEKPEEYNNIKFSANNTDLEIRYLKIYPTHIEANIKLGMDKTNNSQAWGIGTNHDGASHTDNYNRLPYLIDENGNKYMLSPSNFSYNHEDKSVKASFQSSYYRHPKHLYLVISRLNYSPGPPYTNITPVKIQIK, encoded by the coding sequence ATTGCCGCAATAGCTATATTTTTTACTGCTGGTATTAATTGTAGTCTATCCTTTGCAAGTACAATTAATAATGTACCTATAGTCTCATCTATAGCACAAGCATTACAATTTCATTATGATAAAAATATGATTAGTGCTGTAAATCAAAGTGACTCTCAAAATGTAAATCAGACAGTTTCTGACAATAATATAAGTTTAACTATTAATAGTATTGTCGGTGATGATAAAGATAAATTTATATTGTATACATTGAAAAGCAGTGATAAAAAAATTAAGAATTTACTTCTGAACAGCTTTACCATAACTGATAGCAATAATAATATTATTGTTGATAGTAATGGATTCAGATCACAGATACTTCCAGTTACTTTGATGGATCAAGAGGGAGATTTCCTGTCACTAAATAGTTCAAAGGATTATAAAGTCATAGTTTCCTCTTTAGGAGATTCAATTAAGGACTATGCTGATACGGGGGAAACCTACGGCTCTATAGAAATAATATCTCTAAATAATACTGCAATACCGGATAAATTAAATTTAGAAGTTTCAAGCTTTACGGAAGCCTATAATATGACCTATTCTCAAAAAAAATATGCAGATTTTATATCTAAATTTAATAGAGAGCCTATGAATATTAAGGGTAATTGGAATTTAAGTATAAAAGCTGCTGCAAAAACCGAAAAACCGGAAGAATACAATAATATTAAGTTTTCTGCCAATAATACAGATCTTGAAATAAGATATTTGAAAATTTATCCAACTCATATAGAAGCAAATATTAAGCTCGGTATGGATAAAACCAATAATTCACAGGCCTGGGGGATTGGTACAAATCATGATGGAGCATCGCACACGGATAATTATAATAGGCTACCTTATTTAATTGATGAAAATGGAAACAAATATATGCTTTCTCCAAGTAATTTTTCATACAATCATGAAGATAAATCAGTAAAAGCATCATTTCAAAGTTCTTATTACAGACATCCAAAACATTTGTATTTAGTAATAAGCAGACTTAACTATTCACCAGGGCCACCTTATACAAATATTACCCCAGTTAAAATACAAATAAAATAA
- a CDS encoding alpha-glucosidase, translating into MEFIKIENGFSILVNGKKIITHTLERPWIYAGKGEATYDMFRGNFKIKDYLIEKVALDDFEVYKNVDGVIVTFSKRGLNSLKVLFTVEDERTVVKFLENPDKLNRLWLRIDAEKEEHIYGCGEQFSDFDLRGKNYPLWTSEQGVGRNKNTYITFKADERGNAGGDYYTTFFPQPTFVSSRKYYCHVDSSVYMDFDFSHEEFHELQIWGVPEKLIFETGETYVKLVGKLTGLLGKQPELPEWVYEGVWLGIQGGTEVVLNKLENALQKGLKVGGIWAQDWEGIRMTSFGKRLMWNWQWNKELYPKLDVKIKELRERGIRFLGYINPYIAVEGDLFKEASKRGYLAKNNNNEDYLVEFGEFYAGVVDFTIPEACEWYKGVIKKEMIDFGLSGWMADFGEYLPTDVILNNGVSAEIMHNAWPAIWAKINREAVEEAGKLQDVTFFMRAGYTGSQKYCTMMWAGDQNVDWSLDDGLASVIPAALSLGMTGWGLHHSDIGGYTTLFEMKRTKELFMRWAEMATFTAIMRTHEGNRPKDNWQFDSDKETLQHFAKMSRIYTTLKPYTKALVKENSETGVPVQRPLFMHYEQDKRAYDIKYEYLYGRDILVAPVYEPGKAVWKVYLPEDEWVHLWTGDVYRGGEIEVDVPLGKPAVFYRKASKYVEVFKALTEI; encoded by the coding sequence ATGGAGTTTATTAAGATAGAAAATGGATTTAGTATACTGGTTAATGGTAAGAAAATAATTACTCATACTCTTGAAAGACCATGGATATATGCAGGAAAGGGAGAGGCCACCTATGATATGTTTCGTGGTAATTTTAAAATAAAAGACTATTTAATAGAAAAGGTAGCTCTTGATGATTTTGAAGTCTATAAGAATGTTGATGGAGTAATAGTTACTTTTTCTAAAAGAGGACTTAATTCTTTAAAGGTTTTATTTACAGTAGAAGATGAAAGAACAGTAGTTAAATTTTTAGAAAATCCTGATAAACTAAATAGGCTTTGGCTGAGGATAGATGCTGAGAAGGAAGAACATATATATGGATGTGGAGAACAATTTTCAGATTTTGATTTAAGAGGAAAGAATTATCCGCTGTGGACTTCTGAGCAAGGTGTTGGGAGAAATAAAAATACTTATATAACTTTTAAGGCTGATGAACGTGGCAATGCTGGAGGGGATTATTATACTACATTTTTCCCACAGCCTACCTTTGTATCCAGCAGAAAATACTATTGCCATGTAGACAGCAGCGTCTATATGGATTTTGATTTTAGTCATGAGGAGTTTCATGAACTGCAAATATGGGGTGTGCCAGAGAAATTGATTTTCGAAACAGGGGAAACCTATGTGAAATTAGTGGGAAAATTAACCGGACTCCTTGGAAAACAGCCAGAACTTCCTGAATGGGTTTATGAGGGTGTATGGCTTGGTATTCAAGGCGGAACAGAAGTAGTATTAAATAAATTGGAAAATGCTCTACAAAAGGGACTAAAAGTAGGCGGTATATGGGCTCAGGATTGGGAAGGAATAAGAATGACCTCCTTTGGAAAGCGGCTTATGTGGAACTGGCAGTGGAATAAAGAATTATACCCAAAGCTGGATGTGAAAATAAAGGAACTTAGAGAAAGAGGAATAAGATTTTTAGGTTATATAAATCCTTATATTGCTGTAGAAGGTGATTTATTTAAGGAAGCCAGTAAAAGAGGATATTTAGCTAAGAATAATAATAATGAAGATTACTTGGTGGAATTTGGAGAGTTTTATGCAGGAGTAGTGGATTTTACCATACCTGAAGCCTGTGAATGGTATAAGGGTGTAATCAAAAAAGAAATGATTGATTTTGGACTTTCTGGATGGATGGCTGATTTTGGTGAATATCTGCCAACAGATGTTATTTTAAACAATGGAGTCAGTGCTGAAATAATGCATAATGCATGGCCTGCTATATGGGCGAAGATAAATAGAGAAGCAGTAGAAGAGGCAGGAAAGCTTCAGGATGTTACATTCTTCATGAGAGCAGGTTATACAGGAAGTCAAAAATACTGCACAATGATGTGGGCAGGGGATCAAAATGTGGATTGGAGTTTGGATGATGGACTAGCTTCTGTAATTCCAGCAGCATTATCCCTAGGAATGACAGGATGGGGACTTCATCACAGTGATATTGGAGGCTATACTACTCTATTTGAAATGAAGAGAACAAAAGAATTATTTATGAGATGGGCTGAAATGGCTACCTTTACTGCAATAATGAGAACTCACGAAGGCAATAGACCAAAGGATAACTGGCAGTTCGATTCAGATAAGGAAACGCTGCAGCATTTTGCAAAGATGAGCAGAATATATACTACTTTAAAACCATACACTAAAGCTCTGGTAAAGGAGAATTCAGAAACTGGAGTGCCTGTACAAAGACCTCTATTTATGCATTATGAACAGGATAAAAGGGCTTATGATATTAAATATGAATATTTATATGGAAGAGATATATTAGTGGCACCAGTTTATGAACCAGGTAAAGCTGTCTGGAAGGTATATCTTCCAGAAGATGAATGGGTGCATCTGTGGACTGGTGATGTATATAGGGGTGGAGAGATAGAAGTTGATGTACCACTTGGTAAACCGGCTGTATTTTACAGGAAAGCTTCTAAATATGTTGAGGTGTTTAAGGCGTTGACGGAGATTTAA
- a CDS encoding DMT family transporter, protein MNNKKIFTNRKIVILLASFCCILWGSAYPGVKSGYALFKISTDNIFSELSFAGYRFIIAGLMVLIVALFSSKNLFSLTRKNIKELILLGLTQTTLQYMFFYIGLAHTSGVKASIMNSTSAFFSVILAHFLYNDDRINSRKAIGCILGFIGVLLVNFSSDLLNFSFKINGEGFIAVAAFAFSACSIYGKKICKSIDSMLVTGYQLLIGGLVLLILGISNKGHVTNFTIGSTLVLLYLGLLSAVAFSIWTILLKYNKVGSIALFNFLIPISGAILSSIFLKENIFDWENAVALILVCIGVYIVNHHPNKLLKV, encoded by the coding sequence TTGAATAACAAAAAAATTTTTACAAATAGAAAAATAGTAATACTGCTTGCCTCATTTTGTTGCATATTATGGGGAAGTGCCTACCCAGGAGTTAAGAGTGGATATGCTCTTTTTAAAATAAGTACAGATAATATATTTTCTGAATTGTCTTTTGCAGGGTACAGATTTATAATAGCAGGATTGATGGTTTTAATAGTTGCTTTATTTTCATCTAAGAATTTATTTTCATTAACAAGAAAAAATATAAAAGAACTTATACTTTTAGGTTTAACTCAAACAACCTTGCAGTATATGTTTTTTTATATTGGACTTGCTCATACTAGTGGTGTAAAGGCTTCTATAATGAACTCTACATCTGCTTTTTTCAGCGTCATCCTTGCTCATTTCCTATATAATGATGATAGAATAAATTCTCGAAAAGCAATTGGCTGTATACTAGGATTTATTGGTGTATTGTTAGTAAATTTCAGCAGTGACCTTTTAAATTTCAGCTTTAAAATTAACGGTGAGGGTTTTATTGCTGTAGCTGCCTTTGCATTTTCTGCCTGCTCAATTTATGGAAAAAAGATTTGCAAAAGCATAGATTCCATGCTGGTAACTGGTTATCAATTGCTAATTGGTGGACTAGTTTTACTAATTTTAGGTATTTCCAATAAAGGTCATGTTACAAACTTTACAATAGGTTCTACGCTTGTCTTATTATATCTTGGACTGCTTTCAGCTGTAGCTTTTTCCATATGGACAATACTTTTAAAATATAATAAAGTTGGTTCAATTGCTCTTTTCAATTTTTTAATTCCCATATCTGGTGCTATTTTATCATCAATATTTCTGAAAGAAAATATTTTTGACTGGGAAAATGCTGTTGCACTTATATTAGTATGTATTGGTGTTTACATAGTAAATCATCATCCAAATAAATTATTGAAGGTATAA
- a CDS encoding YkvA family protein, with translation MKNKLNKRYNMGISIIMKRAKKMKKEIGALYFAYKRPDVPFYAKLVSILVVCYALSPIDLIPDFIPILGYVDDLIILPLGIAFAIKLIPSDIMNECRQQSENIFKEGKPKKWIAGVIIICIWIIIISYILMKIIHSF, from the coding sequence ATGAAAAACAAATTAAATAAAAGATATAATATGGGTATTTCAATAATTATGAAAAGAGCTAAAAAAATGAAAAAGGAGATTGGGGCATTATATTTTGCATATAAACGACCGGATGTACCTTTTTATGCAAAATTAGTTTCAATATTAGTGGTATGTTATGCTTTAAGTCCTATTGACTTGATACCTGATTTTATACCAATTTTAGGATACGTTGATGATCTGATTATATTGCCACTTGGTATTGCCTTTGCTATAAAGCTAATACCAAGTGATATTATGAATGAATGCAGACAACAATCAGAAAATATTTTTAAAGAGGGTAAGCCTAAAAAATGGATTGCTGGAGTCATTATAATATGTATTTGGATTATAATAATCAGCTACATTTTAATGAAGATAATTCACAGCTTTTAA
- a CDS encoding Fic family protein, with protein MLYDEAVKVWRKGRTKDLLNRFFLKFTYSSNKIENNETRLRDVETVFRGEKVTDFTGNKKTIKEIENHKKLCENIIKLSEKNSSKLSIDLIKNFHYVLMKDCFTENLLKKGEKPGEFKKGDYIVGLHDVGVSPLEVEENLKSLIEEINDIQINENNALKVVSYFHCWFETIHPFADGNGRVGRMLLNYLLIGNNLPPIVLFENDREEYYLALEYFNETQEINKMVDFLDSQAYKTWVKDYNLKVKNLKDFLD; from the coding sequence ATGTTGTATGATGAGGCTGTGAAAGTGTGGAGAAAAGGGAGAACTAAGGATTTATTAAATAGGTTCTTTTTGAAATTCACATATTCTTCAAATAAGATAGAAAACAATGAAACAAGACTTAGGGACGTTGAAACTGTTTTTAGGGGAGAGAAAGTTACAGATTTCACAGGAAATAAGAAGACAATCAAAGAGATTGAAAACCATAAAAAACTTTGCGAAAATATTATAAAATTAAGTGAAAAAAATAGCTCGAAACTTTCCATTGATTTAATTAAAAATTTTCACTATGTTTTAATGAAAGATTGTTTCACAGAGAATTTGTTAAAGAAAGGTGAAAAACCTGGCGAATTTAAAAAAGGTGATTATATAGTTGGATTACATGATGTAGGTGTTAGTCCATTAGAGGTAGAAGAAAATTTAAAATCATTAATTGAAGAAATTAATGATATACAGATAAATGAGAATAATGCTTTAAAAGTAGTTAGTTATTTCCATTGTTGGTTTGAGACCATACATCCTTTTGCAGATGGCAACGGGCGAGTGGGGAGAATGCTGCTTAACTATCTGCTTATAGGTAATAATCTTCCGCCAATTGTTCTATTTGAGAATGATAGAGAAGAATACTATTTAGCATTAGAATATTTTAACGAAACGCAGGAAATAAATAAAATGGTTGATTTTTTAGATAGTCAAGCTTATAAAACATGGGTTAAGGATTATAATTTAAAAGTAAAGAATTTGAAAGATTTTTTGGATTAA